From Etheostoma cragini isolate CJK2018 chromosome 17, CSU_Ecrag_1.0, whole genome shotgun sequence, one genomic window encodes:
- the zgc:163080 gene encoding transmembrane protein 14A isoform X1 gives MRIMICNKEVQSQIEGNVSRYVQSLICLDSSFVMAVDWIGFGYAAAIAIGGFIGYKRKGSVMSLMAGLVFGWFSAYGAYNTSNDPKDIKVLLITSGVLSFVMGTRYKKSGKFIPAGIMSGLSLLMVFRLLLLFMV, from the exons ATGCGTATTATGATTTGTAACAAGGAAGTGCAGTCACAGATTGAAGGGAACGTTTCTCGCTACGTGCAATCGCTCATTTGTTTGGATTCGAG CTTTGTCATGGCAGTGGACTGGATTGGATTTGGCTATGCTGCAGCCATTGCCATCGGAGGATTTATTGGATACAAGAGaaaag GCAGCGTGATGTCCCTAATGGCTGGTTTAGTGTTTGGTTGGTTCTCTGCTTATGGTGCATACAACACCTCTAATGACCCCAAAGACATCAAGGTCTTATTAA ttaccTCGGGAGTCCTCTCATTTGTGATGGGAACGAGATACAAGAAATCTGGAAAATTCATCCCTGCTGGCATTATGTCAGGGCTAAG TTTGTTGATGGTGTTTCGACTGTTGCTACTCTTCATGGTGTGA
- the zgc:163080 gene encoding transmembrane protein 14A isoform X2 — MAVDWIGFGYAAAIAIGGFIGYKRKGSVMSLMAGLVFGWFSAYGAYNTSNDPKDIKVLLITSGVLSFVMGTRYKKSGKFIPAGIMSGLSLLMVFRLLLLFMV; from the exons ATGGCAGTGGACTGGATTGGATTTGGCTATGCTGCAGCCATTGCCATCGGAGGATTTATTGGATACAAGAGaaaag GCAGCGTGATGTCCCTAATGGCTGGTTTAGTGTTTGGTTGGTTCTCTGCTTATGGTGCATACAACACCTCTAATGACCCCAAAGACATCAAGGTCTTATTAA ttaccTCGGGAGTCCTCTCATTTGTGATGGGAACGAGATACAAGAAATCTGGAAAATTCATCCCTGCTGGCATTATGTCAGGGCTAAG TTTGTTGATGGTGTTTCGACTGTTGCTACTCTTCATGGTGTGA
- the gsta.1 gene encoding glutathione S-transferase, alpha tandem duplicate 1: MAGKVVLHYFNGRGKMESIRWLLTVAEVEFDEIYLTTREQYEKLLSDGALMFQQVPLVEIDGMKLVQTKAILKYIAEKYNLHGKDLKDRVMIDMYSEGIFDLMEMIMVLPFQADPKLEAIKSKAKDRYLPVFEKALSGPIYLVGGKLSCADVQLLECTLMLEEKFPEILAEFPNVKSFQGRMTRIPAINRFLQPGSKRKPQPDETYVKTIMEVFKIKIPML, encoded by the exons ATGGCTGGGAAAGTTGTGCTGCACTACTTCAATGGGAGAGGGAAAATGGAGTCAATTCGTTGGCTTTTGACAGTTGCCGAGGTCGAG TTTGATGAGATCTATTTGACAACTCGTGAGCAGTATGAAAAACTCTTGAGTG ATGGAGCTCTCATGTTTCAACAGGTTCCATTGGTGGAAATCGATGGCATGAAGCTTGTTCAGACAAAAGCAATCTTGAAATACATCGCAGAGAAGTACAATCTTCATGGAAAAGATCTCAAAGACCGTGTCAT GATCGACATGTACTCAGAGGGAATATTTGACCTCATGGAAATGATAATGGTGTTGCCCTTCCAAGCAGATCCAAAACTGGAAGCCattaaaagcaaagcaaaagatCGCTACCTTCCTGTGTTTGAAAAG GCGCTGTCTGGACCCATATACCTGGTGGGAGGTAAGCTAAGCTGTGCAGACGTGCAGCTGCTTGAATGCACCCTGATGTTGGAGGAGAAATTTCCTGAAATCCTTGCCGAGTTTCCCAACGTCAAG TCTTTCCAGGGTAGGATGACCCGGATTCCTGCCATCAACAGGTTCCTGCAGCCAGGCAGCAAGAGAAAGCCACAGCCAGATGAGACCTATGTGAAGACCATCATGGAGgtgttcaaaatcaaaattcCAATGTTATAA
- the LOC117960219 gene encoding serine/threonine-protein kinase ICK-like isoform X1, with product MNRYTTIRQLGDGTYGSVILGRSLESGELVAIKKMKRKFYSWEECMNLREVKSLKKLNHANVIKLKEVIRENDHLYFIFEYMKENLYQLMKDRTRLFPESAVRNIMFQILQGLAFIHKHGFFHRDMKPENLLCMGPELVKIADFGLAREIRSRPPYTDYVSTRWYRAPEVLLRSTSYSSPIDQWAIGCIMAELYTLRPLFPGSSEVDTIFKVCQVLGTPKKNDWPEAYHLANAMNFRWPQCVPSNLKTLIPNASAEAIHLMTDLLQWDPKKRPASAQALRYPYFHVGQALGTPQQILEQGRPHPGLVPPQARLQSQQTLQQQPLLLRPVPPSQPPPPNQHCSPPRPLQQIQPSPVSAAAQAAVYQRHTELVREQQPKHTLKQEQTGGTPQSRLPYIADKSLQSKQTRQESEKANLLSYQLKPKGGRRRWGHGTGHLKGEDWDDYEETDLTSMSILGKSNFSTDKSRQGEDTLSRYGNVLDFSRPHEKEDAPLNLNKSTAYQEPLRTASAKQHYLKQSRYLPGIGTKKNGAINASKDSTGCHLWGNSSIPFGGTLPSRGAHGTNTIPGGYMPSFYKKDTGSAGHRGRQGPSVESTASSYATWQSGRSPMNTSTNMPLANKSTLGLLPHPPVQPIHGRTDWSAKYGHR from the exons ATGAATAGATACACAACCATCAGACAGCTTGGGGATGGCACCTACGGCTCAGTCATCCTCGGGCGCAGTCTAGAGTCAGGAGAGCTCGTAGCCATAAAGAA aatgaaaagaaaattctaCTCCTGGGAAGAATGCATGAATCTCCGTGAAGTCAAG TCCTTAAAGAAACTCAACCATGCCAATGTGATCAAACTTAAGGAGGTCATTCGAGAAAATGATCACTTGTACTTCATATTTGAGTACATGAAGGAAAATCTATATCAGCTAATGAAAGACAG GACTCGATTGTTTCCTGAATCTGCTGTAAGAAATATTATGTTTCAGATACTACAGGGGCTTGCGTTCATTCATAAACATG GGTTCTTTCACAGGGACATGAAACCTGAGAATCTTCTGTGCATGGGCCCAGAGCTGGTGAAAATAGCTGACTTTGGGCTTGCCCGTGAAATCAGGTCACGACCACCATACACAGACTATGTCTCGACCAGATG GTACAGAGCCCCTGAAGTGCTCCTCAGATCCACATCCTACAGTTCACCCATAGACCAGTGGGCAATTGGCTGCATCATGGCAGAGCTTTATACCCTCAGGCCTCTTTTCCCAGGCTCCAGTGAAGTAGACACCATATTCAAAGTTTGCCAAGTCTTGGGTACGCCGAAGAAG AATGATTGGCCGGAGGCATACCATCTTGCAAATGCTATGAATTTCCGTTGGCCTCAGTGTGTTCCCAGTAATCTAAAGACACTGATCCCAAATGCCAGTGCGGAAGCCATTCATCTGATGACAGACCTGCTCCAGTGGGATCCCAAGAAGAGACCCGCTTCTGCCCAG GCTCTCAGGTACCCATACTTCCACGTGGGCCAGGCTTTGGGTACACCTCAGCAGATCCTGGAGCAGGGCAGACCTCATCCAGGCCTTGTGCCGCCGCAGGCTCGTTTACAGTCACAACAGACTCTGCAGCAGCAACCCCTGCTGCTTAGGCCTGTGCCTCCCTCCCAGCCACCACCTCCCAACCAACACTGCTCCCCCCCCAGGCCTCTCCAGCAGATCCAGCCCTCCCCTGTATCTGCAGCTGCCCAGGCGGCAGTATACCAACGGCACACAGAGCTGGTGCGAGAGCAGCAACCAAAGCACACCCTGAAGCAGGAACAGACCGGAGGAACACCCCAGAGCCGTCTTCCTTATATTGCTGATAAGAGTCTCCAGAGCAAG caaacaagacAGGAGTCAGAAAAAGCAAACCTACTGAGCTATCAGTTGAAACCTAAAGGAGGGCGGCGGCGCTGGGGCCACGGCACAGGACACCTTAAGGGAGAAGACTGGGACGACTACGAGGAAACCGATCTGACATCCATGAGTATTCTTGGAAAAAGTAACTTCTCCACAGACAAGTCGAGGCAGGGCGAAGACACACTGAGCAG ATATGGAAATGTTCTGGATTTCAGTCGACCCCATGAAAAGGAAGATGCACCTTTAAACCTGAACAAAAGTACAGCCTACCAGGAGCCATTGAGAACTGCTTCTGCCAAACAACATTACTTGAAGCAGTCAAGATATTTACCTG GCATTGGCACAAAGAAGAACGGGGCTATAAATGCCAGTAAAGACTCGACTGGATGCCATCTTTGGGGCAACAGTAGTATTCCATTTGGAGGGACTCTGCCAAGCAGAGGCGCTCACG GTACAAATACAATCCCAGGTGGATACATGCCCTCGTTTTACAAAAAAGACACTGGTTCTGCCGGTCACAGAGGGCGCCAGGGTCCTTCGGTGGAATCAACAGCATCAA GTTATGCAACATGGCAGTCCGGCCGGAGTCCAATGAACACCTCTACCAACATGCCGTTGGCCAATAAGAGCACCCTTGGTTTGCTGCCTCACCCACCGGTACAGCCTATCCACGGCCGAACAGACTGGTCTGCCAAATATGGACACCGCTAG
- the LOC117960219 gene encoding serine/threonine-protein kinase ICK-like isoform X3 — MPWTRDGVCSSNLVKIADFGLAREIRSRPPYTDYVSTRWYRAPEVLLRSTSYSSPIDQWAIGCIMAELYTLRPLFPGSSEVDTIFKVCQVLGTPKKNDWPEAYHLANAMNFRWPQCVPSNLKTLIPNASAEAIHLMTDLLQWDPKKRPASAQALRYPYFHVGQALGTPQQILEQGRPHPGLVPPQARLQSQQTLQQQPLLLRPVPPSQPPPPNQHCSPPRPLQQIQPSPVSAAAQAAVYQRHTELVREQQPKHTLKQEQTGGTPQSRLPYIADKSLQSKQTRQESEKANLLSYQLKPKGGRRRWGHGTGHLKGEDWDDYEETDLTSMSILGKSNFSTDKSRQGEDTLSRYGNVLDFSRPHEKEDAPLNLNKSTAYQEPLRTASAKQHYLKQSRYLPGIGTKKNGAINASKDSTGCHLWGNSSIPFGGTLPSRGAHGTNTIPGGYMPSFYKKDTGSAGHRGRQGPSVESTASSYATWQSGRSPMNTSTNMPLANKSTLGLLPHPPVQPIHGRTDWSAKYGHR, encoded by the exons ATGCCTTGGACCAGAGATGGCGTGTGCTCTTCCAAT CTGGTGAAAATAGCTGACTTTGGGCTTGCCCGTGAAATCAGGTCACGACCACCATACACAGACTATGTCTCGACCAGATG GTACAGAGCCCCTGAAGTGCTCCTCAGATCCACATCCTACAGTTCACCCATAGACCAGTGGGCAATTGGCTGCATCATGGCAGAGCTTTATACCCTCAGGCCTCTTTTCCCAGGCTCCAGTGAAGTAGACACCATATTCAAAGTTTGCCAAGTCTTGGGTACGCCGAAGAAG AATGATTGGCCGGAGGCATACCATCTTGCAAATGCTATGAATTTCCGTTGGCCTCAGTGTGTTCCCAGTAATCTAAAGACACTGATCCCAAATGCCAGTGCGGAAGCCATTCATCTGATGACAGACCTGCTCCAGTGGGATCCCAAGAAGAGACCCGCTTCTGCCCAG GCTCTCAGGTACCCATACTTCCACGTGGGCCAGGCTTTGGGTACACCTCAGCAGATCCTGGAGCAGGGCAGACCTCATCCAGGCCTTGTGCCGCCGCAGGCTCGTTTACAGTCACAACAGACTCTGCAGCAGCAACCCCTGCTGCTTAGGCCTGTGCCTCCCTCCCAGCCACCACCTCCCAACCAACACTGCTCCCCCCCCAGGCCTCTCCAGCAGATCCAGCCCTCCCCTGTATCTGCAGCTGCCCAGGCGGCAGTATACCAACGGCACACAGAGCTGGTGCGAGAGCAGCAACCAAAGCACACCCTGAAGCAGGAACAGACCGGAGGAACACCCCAGAGCCGTCTTCCTTATATTGCTGATAAGAGTCTCCAGAGCAAG caaacaagacAGGAGTCAGAAAAAGCAAACCTACTGAGCTATCAGTTGAAACCTAAAGGAGGGCGGCGGCGCTGGGGCCACGGCACAGGACACCTTAAGGGAGAAGACTGGGACGACTACGAGGAAACCGATCTGACATCCATGAGTATTCTTGGAAAAAGTAACTTCTCCACAGACAAGTCGAGGCAGGGCGAAGACACACTGAGCAG ATATGGAAATGTTCTGGATTTCAGTCGACCCCATGAAAAGGAAGATGCACCTTTAAACCTGAACAAAAGTACAGCCTACCAGGAGCCATTGAGAACTGCTTCTGCCAAACAACATTACTTGAAGCAGTCAAGATATTTACCTG GCATTGGCACAAAGAAGAACGGGGCTATAAATGCCAGTAAAGACTCGACTGGATGCCATCTTTGGGGCAACAGTAGTATTCCATTTGGAGGGACTCTGCCAAGCAGAGGCGCTCACG GTACAAATACAATCCCAGGTGGATACATGCCCTCGTTTTACAAAAAAGACACTGGTTCTGCCGGTCACAGAGGGCGCCAGGGTCCTTCGGTGGAATCAACAGCATCAA GTTATGCAACATGGCAGTCCGGCCGGAGTCCAATGAACACCTCTACCAACATGCCGTTGGCCAATAAGAGCACCCTTGGTTTGCTGCCTCACCCACCGGTACAGCCTATCCACGGCCGAACAGACTGGTCTGCCAAATATGGACACCGCTAG
- the LOC117960219 gene encoding serine/threonine-protein kinase ICK-like isoform X2, whose protein sequence is MKENLYQLMKDRTRLFPESAVRNIMFQILQGLAFIHKHGFFHRDMKPENLLCMGPELVKIADFGLAREIRSRPPYTDYVSTRWYRAPEVLLRSTSYSSPIDQWAIGCIMAELYTLRPLFPGSSEVDTIFKVCQVLGTPKKNDWPEAYHLANAMNFRWPQCVPSNLKTLIPNASAEAIHLMTDLLQWDPKKRPASAQALRYPYFHVGQALGTPQQILEQGRPHPGLVPPQARLQSQQTLQQQPLLLRPVPPSQPPPPNQHCSPPRPLQQIQPSPVSAAAQAAVYQRHTELVREQQPKHTLKQEQTGGTPQSRLPYIADKSLQSKQTRQESEKANLLSYQLKPKGGRRRWGHGTGHLKGEDWDDYEETDLTSMSILGKSNFSTDKSRQGEDTLSRYGNVLDFSRPHEKEDAPLNLNKSTAYQEPLRTASAKQHYLKQSRYLPGIGTKKNGAINASKDSTGCHLWGNSSIPFGGTLPSRGAHGTNTIPGGYMPSFYKKDTGSAGHRGRQGPSVESTASSYATWQSGRSPMNTSTNMPLANKSTLGLLPHPPVQPIHGRTDWSAKYGHR, encoded by the exons ATGAAGGAAAATCTATATCAGCTAATGAAAGACAG GACTCGATTGTTTCCTGAATCTGCTGTAAGAAATATTATGTTTCAGATACTACAGGGGCTTGCGTTCATTCATAAACATG GGTTCTTTCACAGGGACATGAAACCTGAGAATCTTCTGTGCATGGGCCCAGAGCTGGTGAAAATAGCTGACTTTGGGCTTGCCCGTGAAATCAGGTCACGACCACCATACACAGACTATGTCTCGACCAGATG GTACAGAGCCCCTGAAGTGCTCCTCAGATCCACATCCTACAGTTCACCCATAGACCAGTGGGCAATTGGCTGCATCATGGCAGAGCTTTATACCCTCAGGCCTCTTTTCCCAGGCTCCAGTGAAGTAGACACCATATTCAAAGTTTGCCAAGTCTTGGGTACGCCGAAGAAG AATGATTGGCCGGAGGCATACCATCTTGCAAATGCTATGAATTTCCGTTGGCCTCAGTGTGTTCCCAGTAATCTAAAGACACTGATCCCAAATGCCAGTGCGGAAGCCATTCATCTGATGACAGACCTGCTCCAGTGGGATCCCAAGAAGAGACCCGCTTCTGCCCAG GCTCTCAGGTACCCATACTTCCACGTGGGCCAGGCTTTGGGTACACCTCAGCAGATCCTGGAGCAGGGCAGACCTCATCCAGGCCTTGTGCCGCCGCAGGCTCGTTTACAGTCACAACAGACTCTGCAGCAGCAACCCCTGCTGCTTAGGCCTGTGCCTCCCTCCCAGCCACCACCTCCCAACCAACACTGCTCCCCCCCCAGGCCTCTCCAGCAGATCCAGCCCTCCCCTGTATCTGCAGCTGCCCAGGCGGCAGTATACCAACGGCACACAGAGCTGGTGCGAGAGCAGCAACCAAAGCACACCCTGAAGCAGGAACAGACCGGAGGAACACCCCAGAGCCGTCTTCCTTATATTGCTGATAAGAGTCTCCAGAGCAAG caaacaagacAGGAGTCAGAAAAAGCAAACCTACTGAGCTATCAGTTGAAACCTAAAGGAGGGCGGCGGCGCTGGGGCCACGGCACAGGACACCTTAAGGGAGAAGACTGGGACGACTACGAGGAAACCGATCTGACATCCATGAGTATTCTTGGAAAAAGTAACTTCTCCACAGACAAGTCGAGGCAGGGCGAAGACACACTGAGCAG ATATGGAAATGTTCTGGATTTCAGTCGACCCCATGAAAAGGAAGATGCACCTTTAAACCTGAACAAAAGTACAGCCTACCAGGAGCCATTGAGAACTGCTTCTGCCAAACAACATTACTTGAAGCAGTCAAGATATTTACCTG GCATTGGCACAAAGAAGAACGGGGCTATAAATGCCAGTAAAGACTCGACTGGATGCCATCTTTGGGGCAACAGTAGTATTCCATTTGGAGGGACTCTGCCAAGCAGAGGCGCTCACG GTACAAATACAATCCCAGGTGGATACATGCCCTCGTTTTACAAAAAAGACACTGGTTCTGCCGGTCACAGAGGGCGCCAGGGTCCTTCGGTGGAATCAACAGCATCAA GTTATGCAACATGGCAGTCCGGCCGGAGTCCAATGAACACCTCTACCAACATGCCGTTGGCCAATAAGAGCACCCTTGGTTTGCTGCCTCACCCACCGGTACAGCCTATCCACGGCCGAACAGACTGGTCTGCCAAATATGGACACCGCTAG
- the fbxo9 gene encoding F-box only protein 9 isoform X1, protein MAEENTDLAGMIEDEDEGSDDPNLQVELNAFRAQWMSELKPSSGASGLSSRLLLAKGLKRTQDIAREEKATELFLRAVQEEQNGAVYEAIKFYRMAVQLVPDIEFKINYSRPADADRVGGNYVEDNNVDEIEDLLTYFEQQLNVESSFPKICTPELDLTQMHISALPREIMMYIFRWVVSSDLDMRALEQLSLVCRGFYICARDPEIWHLACLRVWGRNCTKLVPFKSWREMFLRRPRVRYDGVYISKTSYIRQGEESLDGFYRAWHHVEYYRYLRFFPSGQVVMLTTPEDPLAVVPRLRSKNIRLDSVMLGHFRLSQETDNQTKVFAVVCKKKEEKATEFQRNRFCRRNPAPEAEHSFHVGLRLSSGGRQMFSKLEWIHHSCHINYKLTGETVITAFDVDSKYTPFFFARVKSFTAFSEQPL, encoded by the exons ATG GCTGAAGAAAATACAGATTTGGCAGGTATGAttgaggatgaagatgaaggtTCGGATGACCCAAACCTTCAG GTGGAGCTTAATGCCTTCAGAGCTCAGTGGATGTCTGAGCTCAAGCCGAGCTCTGGAGCAAGTGGATTAAGTAGCCGACTGCTTCTAGCTAAAGGTCTAAAAAGGACACAAGATATTGCCAGGGAGGAGAAA GCCACAGAGCTGTTCTTAAGAGCTGTTCAGGAAGAGCAGAATGGAGCCGTTTATGAGG CTATCAAGTTTTATCGCATGGCTGTGCAGCTTGTACCTGACATTGAGTTTAAAATCAACTACAGCCGTCCTGCGGATGCAGACCGAGTTGGAGGAAACTA CGTGGAGGACAATAATGTTGATGAGATTGAGGACCTACTTACCTACTTTGAGCAGCAGCTCAATGTGGAAAGCTCCTTTCCAAAGATCTGCACTCCTGAGTTGGATTTGACTCAGATGCACATTTCAG CCCTGCCACGGGAAATCATGATGTACATATTCCGTTGGGTCGTGTCGAGTGATCTTGACATGCGAGCCCTGGAGCAGCTCTCTCTGGTTTGCCGTGGGTTTTACATCTGTGCAAG GGACCCTGAAATCTGGCATTTAGCCTGTTTAAGAGTGTGGGGACGGAACTGCACCAAACTTGTACCCTTCAAATCTTGGAGGGAGATGTTCCTGCGAAGGCCTCGTGTGCGCTATGATG GTGTTTATATCAGCAAGACCTCATACATCCGTCAAGGAGAGGAATCGTTGGATGGATTTTACAGGGCTTGGCATCACGTTGAGTACTACAG GTACCTCCGGTTCTTCCCTAGTGGCCAAGTCGTCATGCTGACCACCCCTGAAGATCCTCTGGCTGTTGTTCCTCGCTTGCGTTCAAAGAACATCAG ACTGGATTCTGTTATGCTTGGTCATTTCCGTCTGTCGCAGGAGACGGACAATCAAACCAAAGTTTTTGCTGTGGTCTGcaagaaaaaggaggag AAAGCGACCGAGTTTCAAAGGAATCGGTTCTGCAGGCGGAACCCAGCTCCGGAGGCTGAACACAGCTTCCATGTGGGACTGCGTCTGTCCTCTGGGGGGCGTCAGATGTTCAGCAAGCTCGAGTGGATCCACCACTCTTGCCACATCAATTACAA gCTGACTGGGGAAACGGTTATCACAGCGTTTGATGTGGACAGCAAGTACACACCCTTCTTCTTTGCACGTGTGAAGAGTTTCACTGCTTTCTCTGAGCAGCCTCTTTAA
- the fbxo9 gene encoding F-box only protein 9 isoform X2 has translation MIEDEDEGSDDPNLQVELNAFRAQWMSELKPSSGASGLSSRLLLAKGLKRTQDIAREEKATELFLRAVQEEQNGAVYEAIKFYRMAVQLVPDIEFKINYSRPADADRVGGNYVEDNNVDEIEDLLTYFEQQLNVESSFPKICTPELDLTQMHISALPREIMMYIFRWVVSSDLDMRALEQLSLVCRGFYICARDPEIWHLACLRVWGRNCTKLVPFKSWREMFLRRPRVRYDGVYISKTSYIRQGEESLDGFYRAWHHVEYYRYLRFFPSGQVVMLTTPEDPLAVVPRLRSKNIRLDSVMLGHFRLSQETDNQTKVFAVVCKKKEEKATEFQRNRFCRRNPAPEAEHSFHVGLRLSSGGRQMFSKLEWIHHSCHINYKLTGETVITAFDVDSKYTPFFFARVKSFTAFSEQPL, from the exons ATGAttgaggatgaagatgaaggtTCGGATGACCCAAACCTTCAG GTGGAGCTTAATGCCTTCAGAGCTCAGTGGATGTCTGAGCTCAAGCCGAGCTCTGGAGCAAGTGGATTAAGTAGCCGACTGCTTCTAGCTAAAGGTCTAAAAAGGACACAAGATATTGCCAGGGAGGAGAAA GCCACAGAGCTGTTCTTAAGAGCTGTTCAGGAAGAGCAGAATGGAGCCGTTTATGAGG CTATCAAGTTTTATCGCATGGCTGTGCAGCTTGTACCTGACATTGAGTTTAAAATCAACTACAGCCGTCCTGCGGATGCAGACCGAGTTGGAGGAAACTA CGTGGAGGACAATAATGTTGATGAGATTGAGGACCTACTTACCTACTTTGAGCAGCAGCTCAATGTGGAAAGCTCCTTTCCAAAGATCTGCACTCCTGAGTTGGATTTGACTCAGATGCACATTTCAG CCCTGCCACGGGAAATCATGATGTACATATTCCGTTGGGTCGTGTCGAGTGATCTTGACATGCGAGCCCTGGAGCAGCTCTCTCTGGTTTGCCGTGGGTTTTACATCTGTGCAAG GGACCCTGAAATCTGGCATTTAGCCTGTTTAAGAGTGTGGGGACGGAACTGCACCAAACTTGTACCCTTCAAATCTTGGAGGGAGATGTTCCTGCGAAGGCCTCGTGTGCGCTATGATG GTGTTTATATCAGCAAGACCTCATACATCCGTCAAGGAGAGGAATCGTTGGATGGATTTTACAGGGCTTGGCATCACGTTGAGTACTACAG GTACCTCCGGTTCTTCCCTAGTGGCCAAGTCGTCATGCTGACCACCCCTGAAGATCCTCTGGCTGTTGTTCCTCGCTTGCGTTCAAAGAACATCAG ACTGGATTCTGTTATGCTTGGTCATTTCCGTCTGTCGCAGGAGACGGACAATCAAACCAAAGTTTTTGCTGTGGTCTGcaagaaaaaggaggag AAAGCGACCGAGTTTCAAAGGAATCGGTTCTGCAGGCGGAACCCAGCTCCGGAGGCTGAACACAGCTTCCATGTGGGACTGCGTCTGTCCTCTGGGGGGCGTCAGATGTTCAGCAAGCTCGAGTGGATCCACCACTCTTGCCACATCAATTACAA gCTGACTGGGGAAACGGTTATCACAGCGTTTGATGTGGACAGCAAGTACACACCCTTCTTCTTTGCACGTGTGAAGAGTTTCACTGCTTTCTCTGAGCAGCCTCTTTAA
- the elovl5 gene encoding elongation of very long chain fatty acids protein 5 produces the protein METINHKLNTYFETWMGPRDQRVQGWLLLDNYPPTFALTVMYLLIVWMGPKYMKNRQPYSCRGLLLLYNLGLTVLSFYMFYELVTAVWYGGYNFYCQDTHSSPEADNKIMKVLWWYYFSKLIEFMDTFFFILRKNNHQMTFLHVYHHASMLNIWWFVVNWVPCGHTYFGPTINSFVHVVMYSYYGLSAIPAMRPYLWWKKYITQLQLIQFFLTIYQTMCAAVWPCGFPKGWLYSQTSYMVTLILFFLNFYIQTYKKQRGSLKKEHHNSSPVSTNGNANGTPSVERTAYKKLRVD, from the exons ATGGAGACCATTAATCATAAACTAAACACATACTTTGAGACATGGATGGGTCCCAGAG ATCAGCGGGTGCAGGGATGGCTGCTGCTCGACAACTACCCACCAACCTTTGCACTCACAGTCATGTACCTTCTGATCGTGTGGATGGGACCCAAGTACATGAAAAACAGGCAGCCGTACTCCTGCAGAGGCCTCCTATTGCTCTACAATCTGGGCCTCACAGTCTTGTCCTTCTACATGTTCTATGAG CTTGTTACTGCTGTGTGGTACGGTGGCTACAACTTCTACTGCCAGGACACTCACAGTTCACCGGAAGCAGATAATAAG ATCATGAAAGTCCTGTGGTGGTACTACTTCTCCAAGCTCATTGAGTTCATGGACACCTTCTTCTTTATACTACGGAAGAATAATCACCAGATGACATTTCTCCATGTCTACCACCATGCTAGCATGCTGAATATCTGGTGGTTTGTTGTAAACTGGGTACCCTGCGGCCATA CATACTTTGGCCCCACCATAAACAGCTTTGTCCACGTTGTGATGTATTCTTACTACGGTCTGTCAGCCATCCCAGCCATGCGGCCGTAtctgtggtggaagaagtacatCACACAGTTACAGCTG ATCCAGTTCTTTTTAACCATCTACCAGACGATGTGCGCAGCCGTATGGCCATGTGGCTTTCCCAAAGGATGGCTGTACTCACAAACAAGTTACATGGTCAcgctcattttatttttcttaaacttCTACATTCAG ACTTACAAGAAGCAGAGGGGTTCTCTAAAGAAGGAGCATCACAACAGCTCTCCTGTATCAACAAATGGAAATGCAAATGGGACGCCATCTGTGGAGCGCACTGCATACAAGAAACTGAGGGTGGATTGA